One Salvelinus namaycush isolate Seneca chromosome 29, SaNama_1.0, whole genome shotgun sequence genomic region harbors:
- the ttbk2b gene encoding tau-tubulin kinase 2b isoform X2 codes for MSCVVEQAADILSVTDLVRERWRVVKKIGGGGFGEIYEVLDQLSQVNVALKVESAQQPKQVLKMEVAVLKKLQGKDHVCRFVGCGRNDRFNYVVMELQGRNLADLRRTMSRGTFTISTTLRLGRQMLEAIESIHSVGFLHRDIKPSNFAMGRLASTCRCCYMLDFGLARQFTNSCQEVRPPRPVAGFRGTVRYASVNAHKNKEMGRHDDLWSLFYMLVEFMVGQLPWRKVKDKEQVGNLKEAYDHHLMLKHLPSEFSVFLDHILTLDYYTKPDYQLLISVFENAMKSQSVLENDPFDWERCDSEDMLTITASATTAQQFTRLTPAYMGMANASVLPGELQRENTEDVLQGERLSDADNCPPIPAQHQRAAQGADVWEEMDRNRNRKHTAAQKQQKTLIRKVVSEDEHSQNQGGNQSPNTGSVQSSPRRVRSETMFLDRAAPLLRRMRHSQSLAFEKRLAPEPKPTIERFLEAYLGKQRPQEREKTIPENGGGQGEQVGTPCDEDQATGTPGRAGTPDQEEGAGASSGGFVALNLSTVPQEGDSQEWVMLELEQGGGSGASWAAKPPGDDALDGDKPGTQAEAQDQQPPSGPISPVQSHMALPCTWLLGGKRLPGMLGHLGRAQMEQSPNPVPQSPVTEKSEAIPLEAPFTRPTDPQEGKVGETVQSAPSPVPSLIPAHLANDKDPESDSGLPDRSSEPNQRPQVEKARGAAENAGTVSSSPPPVLLQRDSPSSSRLSRIPVRDPTTAPDSPIPLTTDRRHRWSSPVPGSPSHSPSPSLSCDNLLPCGVRERLLSCSDRGSRSDWLGEDRDPLSLSLSSSGSRSKIPRPVNSPLLGPEQHQQLSSSRRFLPRPPPGKPPTRPAIDNRHRRFRVRASSTSDADFLASLTQLMKDRGGALFSPPPRPRSSSSLLQRSLSSSPSRHELREGGGVFVERSCSPSSFSGSPPPPRYPQDRLSGQQGIPWGAGPGARGRVSSHEGKGSGKVSR; via the exons ATGAGTTGCGTTGTAGAGCAGGCGGCAGACATCCTGTCAGTGACAGACCTGGTccgggagagatggagagtg GTGAAGAAGATTGGCGGGGGAGGCTTCGGGGAGATCTACGAGGTACTGGATCAACTGAGCCAGGTCAACGTGGCCCTGAAGGTGGAGTCTGCACAGCAGCCCAAACAGGTGCTGAAGATGGAAGTGGCTGTGCTGAAGAAGCTCCAGG GGAAAGATCACGTGTGTCGCTTTGTGGGCTGTGGTCGTAATGACCGCTTCAACTATGTGGTGATGGAGCTTCAG GGGAGGAATCTGGCAGACCTGCGCAGAACTATGTCTCGTGGCACCTTCACCATCTCCACCACTCTGAGGCTGGGCAGGCAGATGCTGGAGGCCATCGAGAGCATCCACTCTGTGGGCTTCCTGCACCGGGACATCAAACCG TCAAACTTTGCCATGGGACGCCTGGCCAGCACGTGCCGATGCTGCTACATGCTTGACTTTGGTCTGGCCCGGCAATTCACCAACTCTTGTCAGGAAGTGCGCCCT cCCCGTCCTGTGGCAGGGTTCAGAGGAACTGTGCGCTATGCCTCAGTCAATGCACACAAGAATAAG GAGATGGGTCGCCATGACGACCTCTGGTCTCTCTTCTACATGCTGGTGGAGTTCATGGTGGGCCAGCTACCATGGAGGAAGGTCAAAGAcaaa GAACAGGTGGGGAACCTGAAGGAGGCCTACGACCATCACCTAATGCTCAAACATCTCCCTTCAGAGTTCAGCGTCTTCCTGGATCATATCCTGACCTTGGACTACTACACTAAGCCTGACTATCAG CTACTAATATCAGTGTTTGAGAATGCCATGAAGAGTCAAAGTGTGTTGGAGAACGACCCGTTTGACTGGGAGAGGTGCGACTCGGAGGATATGCTTACCATCACCGCCTCGGCCACCACCGCCCAGCAATTCACCCGCCTCACACCAGCTTACATGGG catGGCCAACGCCTCGGTGCTCCCCGGCGAGCTGCAGAGGGAGAACACTGAGGACGTACTGCAGGGCGAGCGCCTCAGCGACGCCGACAACTGTCCCCCCATCCCGGCCCAGCACCAACGTGCTGCCCAGGGTGCGGACGTGTGGGAGGAGATGGACCGCAACCGCAACCGAAAACACACCGCAGCCcagaaacaacaaaaaacactcaTCAGGAAG GTGGTGAGTGAGGACGAGCACAGCCAGAACCAGGGGGGTAACCAGAGCCCCAACACAGGTTCCGTCCAGAGCTCCCCCAGACGGGTGCGCTCAGAGACCATGTTCCTAGACCGGGCAGCCCCCCTGCTCCGGCGAATGAGACACAGCCAGAGCCTGGCCTTTGAGAAGAGACTGGCCCCCGAACCCAAGCCCACCATCGAACGCTTCCTCGAGGCCTA TCTGGGGAAGCAGCGTCCTCAGGAGCGAGAGAAGACCATCCCAGAGAACGGCGGGGGGCAAGGGGAGCAGGTTGGCACCCCCTGCGACGAGGACCAGGCAACAGGGACCCCCGGCAGAGCAGGGACCCCCGACCAGGAGGAGGGGGCTGGGGCCAGCAGTGGAGGCTTTGTGGCCCTCAACCTTAGCACTGTACCCCAGGAGGGAGACTCCCAGGAGTGGGTGATGCTGGAGCTGGAACAGGGGGGAGGCAGCGGGGCCTCGTGGGCAGCCAAGCCTCCAGGAGACGACGCTCTGGATGGGGATAAACCAGGGACCCAAGCAGAGGCCCAGGACCAACAGCCTCCCTCAGGCCCAATCAGTCCCGTCCAGTCCCACATGGCCCTGCCCTGTACCTGGTTACTGGGCGGCAAGAGGCTGCCTGGGATGCTAGGCCACTTGGGCCGAGCTCAGATGGAGCAG TCTCCCAACCCCGTACCGCAGTCCCCAGTGACAGAGAAGAGTGAAGCCATACCGCTAGAGGCCCCGTTCACCAGACCCACCGACCCCCAAGAGGGCAAGGTTGGTGAGACGGTCCAGTCAGCCCCCAGCCCTGTGCCAAGCCTCATCCCAGCCCACCTCGCCAACGATAAAGACCCAGAGAGCGACTCTGGCCTCCCCGACCGTTCCTCTGAACCCAACCAGCGCCCCCAGGTTGAGAAAGCTAGAGGCGCCGCAGAGAATGCCGGCACTGtctcctcctcaccccccccGGTCCTCCTGCAAAGGGACTCCCCCTCCTCGTCCAGACTGAGCCGCATCCCTGTAAGAGACCCAACTACCGCCCCGGATTCCCCCATCCCCCTCACCACGGATCGCCGTCACCGCTGGAGCAGCCCCGTGCCCGGATCGCCCTCCCACTCGCCCTCGCCATCCCTCTCCTGCGACAACCTGCTACCCTGTGGTGTCCGAGAGCGTCTCCTGTCCTGCTCGGACCGCGGCTCACGCTCCGACTGGCTTGGGGAGGACCGCgaccccctctccctctcgctctcctcctcgGGCAGCAGGAGTAAGATCCCGCGTCCCGTTAACTCCCCTCTTCTGGGGCCCGAGCAGCATCAGCAGCTCTCCTCCTCCCGCAGGTTCCTGCCTCGCCCGCCTCCCGGGAAACCGCCCACCCGCCCGGCTATAGACAACAG GCACCGGCGGTTCCGGGTGCGTGCCAGCAGCACCAGCGATGCTGACTTCCTGGCCAGCCTGACCCAGCTGATGAAGGACCGCGGCGGTGCACTCTTCAGTCCACCGCCGCGCCCCCGTAGCTCCTCCTCCTTGCTGCAGCGCTCACTCAGCTCCTCCCCCTCCCGTCACGAGCTCCGCGAGGGGGGTGGGGTCTTCGTGGAGCGCAGCTGTTCTCCGTCCAGCTTCTCGGGGTCCCCTCCCCCTCCGCGGTACCCCCAGGACAGGCTCAGCGGGCAGCAGGGAATACCGTGGGGTGCAGGGCCCGGTGCCCGAGGGAGGGTCTCCAGCCACGAGGGTAAAGGCAGTGGCAAAGTGAGCCGATAA
- the ttbk2b gene encoding tau-tubulin kinase 2b isoform X1, with protein sequence MSCVVEQAADILSVTDLVRERWRVVKKIGGGGFGEIYEVLDQLSQVNVALKVESAQQPKQVLKMEVAVLKKLQGKDHVCRFVGCGRNDRFNYVVMELQGRNLADLRRTMSRGTFTISTTLRLGRQMLEAIESIHSVGFLHRDIKPSNFAMGRLASTCRCCYMLDFGLARQFTNSCQEVRPPRPVAGFRGTVRYASVNAHKNKEMGRHDDLWSLFYMLVEFMVGQLPWRKVKDKEQVGNLKEAYDHHLMLKHLPSEFSVFLDHILTLDYYTKPDYQLLISVFENAMKSQSVLENDPFDWERCDSEDMLTITASATTAQQFTRLTPAYMGMANASVLPGELQRENTEDVLQGERLSDADNCPPIPAQHQRAAQGADVWEEMDRNRNRKHTAAQKQQKTLIRKVVSEDEHSQNQGGNQSPNTGSVQSSPRRVRSETMFLDRAAPLLRRMRHSQSLAFEKRLAPEPKPTIERFLEAYLGKQRPQEREKTIPENGGGQGEQVGTPCDEDQATGTPGRAGTPDQEEGAGASSGGFVALNLSTVPQEGDSQEWVMLELEQGGGSGASWAAKPPGDDALDGDKPGTQAEAQDQQPPSGPISPVQSHMALPCTWLLGGKRLPGMLGHLGRAQMEQSPNPVPQSPVTEKSEAIPLEAPFTRPTDPQEGKVGETVQSAPSPVPSLIPAHLANDKDPESDSGLPDRSSEPNQRPQVEKARGAAENAGTVSSSPPPVLLQRDSPSSSRLSRIPVRDPTTAPDSPIPLTTDRRHRWSSPVPGSPSHSPSPSLSCDNLLPCGVRERLLSCSDRGSRSDWLGEDRDPLSLSLSSSGSRSKIPRPVNSPLLGPEQHQQLSSSRRFLPRPPPGKPPTRPAIDNSRHRRFRVRASSTSDADFLASLTQLMKDRGGALFSPPPRPRSSSSLLQRSLSSSPSRHELREGGGVFVERSCSPSSFSGSPPPPRYPQDRLSGQQGIPWGAGPGARGRVSSHEGKGSGKVSR encoded by the exons ATGAGTTGCGTTGTAGAGCAGGCGGCAGACATCCTGTCAGTGACAGACCTGGTccgggagagatggagagtg GTGAAGAAGATTGGCGGGGGAGGCTTCGGGGAGATCTACGAGGTACTGGATCAACTGAGCCAGGTCAACGTGGCCCTGAAGGTGGAGTCTGCACAGCAGCCCAAACAGGTGCTGAAGATGGAAGTGGCTGTGCTGAAGAAGCTCCAGG GGAAAGATCACGTGTGTCGCTTTGTGGGCTGTGGTCGTAATGACCGCTTCAACTATGTGGTGATGGAGCTTCAG GGGAGGAATCTGGCAGACCTGCGCAGAACTATGTCTCGTGGCACCTTCACCATCTCCACCACTCTGAGGCTGGGCAGGCAGATGCTGGAGGCCATCGAGAGCATCCACTCTGTGGGCTTCCTGCACCGGGACATCAAACCG TCAAACTTTGCCATGGGACGCCTGGCCAGCACGTGCCGATGCTGCTACATGCTTGACTTTGGTCTGGCCCGGCAATTCACCAACTCTTGTCAGGAAGTGCGCCCT cCCCGTCCTGTGGCAGGGTTCAGAGGAACTGTGCGCTATGCCTCAGTCAATGCACACAAGAATAAG GAGATGGGTCGCCATGACGACCTCTGGTCTCTCTTCTACATGCTGGTGGAGTTCATGGTGGGCCAGCTACCATGGAGGAAGGTCAAAGAcaaa GAACAGGTGGGGAACCTGAAGGAGGCCTACGACCATCACCTAATGCTCAAACATCTCCCTTCAGAGTTCAGCGTCTTCCTGGATCATATCCTGACCTTGGACTACTACACTAAGCCTGACTATCAG CTACTAATATCAGTGTTTGAGAATGCCATGAAGAGTCAAAGTGTGTTGGAGAACGACCCGTTTGACTGGGAGAGGTGCGACTCGGAGGATATGCTTACCATCACCGCCTCGGCCACCACCGCCCAGCAATTCACCCGCCTCACACCAGCTTACATGGG catGGCCAACGCCTCGGTGCTCCCCGGCGAGCTGCAGAGGGAGAACACTGAGGACGTACTGCAGGGCGAGCGCCTCAGCGACGCCGACAACTGTCCCCCCATCCCGGCCCAGCACCAACGTGCTGCCCAGGGTGCGGACGTGTGGGAGGAGATGGACCGCAACCGCAACCGAAAACACACCGCAGCCcagaaacaacaaaaaacactcaTCAGGAAG GTGGTGAGTGAGGACGAGCACAGCCAGAACCAGGGGGGTAACCAGAGCCCCAACACAGGTTCCGTCCAGAGCTCCCCCAGACGGGTGCGCTCAGAGACCATGTTCCTAGACCGGGCAGCCCCCCTGCTCCGGCGAATGAGACACAGCCAGAGCCTGGCCTTTGAGAAGAGACTGGCCCCCGAACCCAAGCCCACCATCGAACGCTTCCTCGAGGCCTA TCTGGGGAAGCAGCGTCCTCAGGAGCGAGAGAAGACCATCCCAGAGAACGGCGGGGGGCAAGGGGAGCAGGTTGGCACCCCCTGCGACGAGGACCAGGCAACAGGGACCCCCGGCAGAGCAGGGACCCCCGACCAGGAGGAGGGGGCTGGGGCCAGCAGTGGAGGCTTTGTGGCCCTCAACCTTAGCACTGTACCCCAGGAGGGAGACTCCCAGGAGTGGGTGATGCTGGAGCTGGAACAGGGGGGAGGCAGCGGGGCCTCGTGGGCAGCCAAGCCTCCAGGAGACGACGCTCTGGATGGGGATAAACCAGGGACCCAAGCAGAGGCCCAGGACCAACAGCCTCCCTCAGGCCCAATCAGTCCCGTCCAGTCCCACATGGCCCTGCCCTGTACCTGGTTACTGGGCGGCAAGAGGCTGCCTGGGATGCTAGGCCACTTGGGCCGAGCTCAGATGGAGCAG TCTCCCAACCCCGTACCGCAGTCCCCAGTGACAGAGAAGAGTGAAGCCATACCGCTAGAGGCCCCGTTCACCAGACCCACCGACCCCCAAGAGGGCAAGGTTGGTGAGACGGTCCAGTCAGCCCCCAGCCCTGTGCCAAGCCTCATCCCAGCCCACCTCGCCAACGATAAAGACCCAGAGAGCGACTCTGGCCTCCCCGACCGTTCCTCTGAACCCAACCAGCGCCCCCAGGTTGAGAAAGCTAGAGGCGCCGCAGAGAATGCCGGCACTGtctcctcctcaccccccccGGTCCTCCTGCAAAGGGACTCCCCCTCCTCGTCCAGACTGAGCCGCATCCCTGTAAGAGACCCAACTACCGCCCCGGATTCCCCCATCCCCCTCACCACGGATCGCCGTCACCGCTGGAGCAGCCCCGTGCCCGGATCGCCCTCCCACTCGCCCTCGCCATCCCTCTCCTGCGACAACCTGCTACCCTGTGGTGTCCGAGAGCGTCTCCTGTCCTGCTCGGACCGCGGCTCACGCTCCGACTGGCTTGGGGAGGACCGCgaccccctctccctctcgctctcctcctcgGGCAGCAGGAGTAAGATCCCGCGTCCCGTTAACTCCCCTCTTCTGGGGCCCGAGCAGCATCAGCAGCTCTCCTCCTCCCGCAGGTTCCTGCCTCGCCCGCCTCCCGGGAAACCGCCCACCCGCCCGGCTATAGACAACAG TAGGCACCGGCGGTTCCGGGTGCGTGCCAGCAGCACCAGCGATGCTGACTTCCTGGCCAGCCTGACCCAGCTGATGAAGGACCGCGGCGGTGCACTCTTCAGTCCACCGCCGCGCCCCCGTAGCTCCTCCTCCTTGCTGCAGCGCTCACTCAGCTCCTCCCCCTCCCGTCACGAGCTCCGCGAGGGGGGTGGGGTCTTCGTGGAGCGCAGCTGTTCTCCGTCCAGCTTCTCGGGGTCCCCTCCCCCTCCGCGGTACCCCCAGGACAGGCTCAGCGGGCAGCAGGGAATACCGTGGGGTGCAGGGCCCGGTGCCCGAGGGAGGGTCTCCAGCCACGAGGGTAAAGGCAGTGGCAAAGTGAGCCGATAA